Genomic segment of Candidatus Latescibacter sp.:
GTCATGCACCGCGCCGGTTGTATCAAGGTATACCTCGGCCTGGAATCCGGTTCCGATGACACTCTTGCCCTAATGAATAAAAATGTTACGGTCAACGATGCCATGAACACCCTTGACATCCTGTACCGTGAGGGGATCAAAGCCGCTGCATTCTTCCTGGTCGGATATCCTGGAGAAACCCGTGAATCCATGGAAAAAACATTTTCCTTTGCCCTCTCCTTTCCCTTTGATGAGATTTCTTTCAATGTACCCTATCCCCTTCCGGGCTCACCGCTTTATGACAGGGTGAAGGACTTCAGCCTGGAAGGGGATTGGGAAATCGAAAATGAAACCCGGTTTCTTTACCGTGCGGAATTCGATGAACAATGGATAAAGGCGAGGATTTCCGAGACATTGGAGAAATTCGCGGAGACGAAGCGGGTTAAACAGATGAAAACAGTATGAAAAATAGTAAATAAATGGATACATTTAAAAGGACGTTCGCAATCAAAACTTTTGCCTACAATAATCATGCAAGTATTCGTTCATTGCTGTTTGGAACCGGGAAGAACGCCGGTAAGTTCACCGTTTTTATTTAAAACCACCACAATTCCCTGCCCCTCTTTAGACACCTGTAAGTTGACCACGGGTTTACTATCTTTGTTAAAGAGAGCTATGGCTGCATCATGATTTTCGGTCGAGGATATTCTCGTCTGGGGATTACCGGCAGTTCCAAAGGTAGTGATTAAGCCGTCTCCATTTTCGCTTGCGGTGAATTCAATCAAATGCACGTTTTTGTTGTTGAAAAAAACCATATTCCCCTCATGATTTTTGGTGGAGCTGATATACGACTGCTGCGCGCCGTTGCCGTCAAAAATGGCCAGGGAGCCGTCACCCCAGTCATTCACTCCCATACCGACCATTTGTTTTCCACTGCTGTGGAACAGGTTTATCCCCCCGGCATGGCTTTCCGAGGAGGCAAGATTTACCAGACGCGCTCCCCTGACGTTATAGGTGACCAGGTAGCCGTCTCCCCAGGTGCTGGCCCCGATCTTGACCATCTGCTGGCTACTTTCATTATTGATTGTTATGAAACCGGTTCCATTCTTCTCAGAAGACAAGATTGCCGTCGGCTGGTTCTTATCGTTCATGACAATAAAAGTCTTGGCGCGGATTTCATTTTGTACGCTGGGTATATCTGCAGCTCCCATAATTACCACCAGGACTAGAGTCATGGCGAGAGCGATCATTCCTTTTTTATAGCGGCGGTTGGATTTTTCCAGAAGTTCAAGGCGTTCTTCAATAGTTTTCAAGGTATTTTTCCCTGTTAGACATGAGTTTATATAGGACGACATAAATAAATGCGTATGTTTTGAGTGTTTAGATCCTGAAACGGGTTCAGGATGACACGTGTCATGCCGAACTTGTTGCCGCTTCGCGGGAACGATGAAACCGTATAGTTGGAAAGTGAGTGAAGCTTTCGATTATTCGATTCCTTCCTTCCGTATCTGCGCAAGGGTATCAGTCAGGATTTTTTCCATACCCTTGGCCAGAGGGGATGGCTGACGGTACTCCCAGTAGCTTTCCACCTCATAACCGCCCTCATCGAGCATGTTCGAAGTCGGCAAATACATCTGGGCGCCGTCGGTGTAGCCCATCGGGAATGTCACTCCATCCGGATAGAAATTTCTGATGATCAGTCCCAGCTCCGCTACCGCTTCCCCCT
This window contains:
- a CDS encoding radical SAM protein, with the protein product VMHRAGCIKVYLGLESGSDDTLALMNKNVTVNDAMNTLDILYREGIKAAAFFLVGYPGETRESMEKTFSFALSFPFDEISFNVPYPLPGSPLYDRVKDFSLEGDWEIENETRFLYRAEFDEQWIKARISETLEKFAETKRVKQMKTV